The following nucleotide sequence is from Ornithodoros turicata isolate Travis chromosome 2, ASM3712646v1, whole genome shotgun sequence.
TAACCTGTCTAGTGTTGGCACGTCCAAAGGCTTTGATGTAGGCATCGTAGCTGGATGGTGGCAAGTCAAACACGCTGATGGAAACGTAGTCGAGGGCAACTAGCTCCAATATGTCTTTTGCCCTCTGTCTGAGGGAAAAGAAGTGCTTATATGTGCAAGAAGGTACAAAGCCACGCTAAGCTCTTGACTTACTGTGTTTTGCTGagttcctttttcttctcctcTGTCTTTCTAGCGGACGCAAAGTTGAAGAGGTTATACGCGGAGAGAGATGACTggatattttttcttttcggtGGTTGAAGACTGGGCTCTGACTTCCAGCGGCTCTCCTTACTTTCCTATTTTCAGAAAAACAATATTTTCGGCATGCTGCACTGCATATCCCTCAAATGTGTTGAGGAACCATCCGCTAgtttaggaagggagttgcctcaggacagaagcgcggcttctgtcctgaggcaactcccttcctacattctactggttcgctggatttctacccatctacatccGCTAGTTTGtttgatatacagggtggtccacaccaaccatgatagaaattcgtaGTAAAAAAACGtaagccccggagagacatgcggtcaaggttttttttttttctgccaataagtTTTGCCagatattggtaacatttttattccatttcaattgacggaaagtaattaatttcttgaattgaactccgaaattttccaagacaacctaacgttttctttgcggaaatgggttccccgtggtcatcttactcagtatagcacataatcccactcgtaatgcaatggcaattgccgaaataaattcgccaaaAATTCGTTGAAATCAgctcttcccaagcagcacaatgtactggaagtcgagtgcattaggggtggacggtatgtgtcttatgaatgttctctagtttcatgaaAAAAGAGGTAGAGCCAATTGGCTCTACCTCTTTTTtcacggctcgtagtttgagcgcaaagctgagAAGAAAAGAGGTTATATTGAcgcgccacacgagggggaaagggttacaagccatCGGGTGAAtaatttttgataagatagctctgattcccgcactcaccgcgcgcgtttgttccgtgggtaaggcttgtaacccttgtaatggattttttttttactatgaatttctatcatggttggtggaccaccctgaaTACCATTCATTGCATTGCAGCCCATGTATTGGGTATGGTAGTCTCACTTGCCTCCATGAAGTAGTATCCTTgttataggaagggagttgcctcaggacagaagccgccgatatttcgaacagagactgttcttcttctgggcccagaagaagaacagtctattgttcgaaatatcggcggcttctgtcctgaggcaactcccttcctacatctctaccggttcgctggatttctacccatctatatccTTGTTATAGGTTTTTCCAGAAAGGTgcagtgacgccaaccgaaccCCAACGCACCCCACGAATATTGCCCCACAACATCCCCTCCTCTTCTTTCTTATGCACATGACATTAAATAGTCGCAGTGGCGTCACTAAGGGGTGCGATGGGTGTGGTCCGCACTTggtgaagcgacggaaggggtgaTGCACTGCATCAGTACTGCCGCTTCCTCTCTTTCTCAGCGTCACGATGACGCCAATGACAACGTGAGAAGACCTCTATGTGAACAAGTTTTTTGTGTGCGTCTGGTATACTGTAATATTGTTATTCATTGTGTGGGGTGACTCGCTCGACTGTGGGGTGACTCGACTTGGTGACTCTGTGGGGTACGGAAATGTGGGGTGACTCGCGAAAAAGAGTTCCTGCGCTGGGTGACGCGTACCCAAGTGACGCACCACCGAACAATCATTACCTCTGCTGGTTCCTCCTGTCGATTAAGCTGGTTCTCACAGCTTGTGTGTGCGCTAGTAACGTCATCAGACACCTTGCTGGCCTCCGTAGTCTCGTCGTCATCTTCAAAATCAGACTCATAGTCCTGCAAGGAAGCACATGTCAGAACGCATGAAATCTTGCAACGTGTCGGTCATCCACTGCACGTAGAATACTCAGGTTCTCAAATTTTTGTGTACCTCATAGCTGAAAACATTCACCACAAATTAGTGACAAAAATGGCGTCGTGCTCGCGGGTCAGATCATGCCTTTGCATGATACTATATGGCGAGGGGAAAGTAAAAGGGCTTATACAGAAGAATGTGATAAGCGAGAAGGGAAGCAAACATTGTGTACTGCATTACTACTTGCTAGAGAAGATaatttcctttcaataaatttatatccccccccccccaaagaagATAAGATGTTCGAGATGTTAAACTGAATATATATACGCAACATAAAATCGTGACGTACTGGGGTAAACGATAATTATGCTATTGCTCTTTGTGGGTAAGAAGGTGCCCTGTACCTTGAAGGTTTCGAGTCATATTAAAGAGCATCCCACTCCCCTATGTACTGGTAACCCAGAGGCTAacgaaaacaaataaataaataaaggagtGCTGAGGTGACCCCATtaacttttttatttttgtctgCTTTGTGTTCCGGAACAAATAAAAttagctcctgcgaaagaacggcCAGCGCAGGTGACCTGCAACGTGCTCGTGCAGTCAAAAACACCTTTAAAAAATTTCCCCGCTCTTGGAAAGAACATATCAGTGAAGCAAAGAAGGAGCTGAGTATGTCACGGCGCCGCgtatccacactcttaaaaatgaacttcaccacatagcacgctcctagccaaccaccatcccgaatgacaacgttctcgccctagatttgttgaaaacgggaggaggagcctattttgttccattatgcacggcacaaaataggctcctcctcccgttttcaacaaatcagaggcgagaacgttgtcatttcgggatggtggttggctaggagcgtgctatgtggtgaagttcatttttaagagtgcacctggCATTGGTACAAGCAGCGCGTGAGTTGAGAAGGAAGAAACGAAGAAGTCTGGCATGGGGGGCTtgatgacgtcacgcgaggaAGTCGTGGCGGCCGTCCGCGGCTTGTTTCTCCGCACGTTCACAAAATGCATTTCGG
It contains:
- the LOC135385126 gene encoding cytoplasmic dynein 2 intermediate chain 1-like, which produces MLATSRSSRFDVITDYESDFEDDDETTEASKVSDDVTSAHTSCENQLNRQEEPAEESKESRWKSEPSLQPPKRKNIQSSLSAYNLFNFASARKTEEKKKELSKTQQRAKDILELVALDYVSISVFDLPPSSYDAYIKAFGRANTRQEMTQTDSMCEEEAQTEDIDIIEKWTQQPPHDYRNLGCKPHSLTFRKFF